The following are encoded in a window of Syntrophobacterales bacterium genomic DNA:
- a CDS encoding O-antigen ligase family protein: MDYKKEGNPSNALWIPLLWMFLAGSRYVSSWFNLRSQMSLADAYTEGSPIDAACFLTLIVAAAVVLSRRRVDWRNMMIQNKWIWLYFLYCGVSVVWADNSFVSFKKFIKELGNPIMALVILTEERPYEALGFILKRLSFLLLPLSVLFVKYFPELGRAYRVGGSPMYTGVGHQKNSLGVICLIAGIYFVWRLLFNCKEARTLSKENLISFVFLGVIAWLLYMSDSSTSLGCLALVASLLFVGRSKFITESPARLITVIATVTAILLVMDMALGVREVIFDLLGRDATLTSRTHIWEVVKEMDTNPVIGTGFMSFWSGERMATIWEGIGGAVINQAHNGYLEQYLNLGYVGVAFIGAILLSGLINIRRHLATDYPAAILRLCFVITAIPYNYTEASFYGINNIWLLTLFGVIEISYRRDPKRQ, from the coding sequence ATGGATTACAAAAAAGAAGGAAATCCATCCAATGCTCTATGGATTCCTCTGCTTTGGATGTTTCTGGCTGGATCACGTTATGTTTCGTCATGGTTCAATCTACGTTCGCAGATGTCATTAGCTGACGCGTATACTGAAGGCAGCCCAATTGATGCCGCTTGTTTCCTGACTCTCATTGTGGCGGCCGCAGTTGTCTTATCTCGAAGAAGGGTTGACTGGAGAAATATGATGATACAAAACAAATGGATCTGGTTATATTTCCTTTATTGTGGCGTCAGTGTTGTCTGGGCCGATAACTCGTTTGTCAGTTTCAAAAAATTTATCAAGGAATTAGGCAATCCGATAATGGCATTGGTGATTTTGACGGAAGAACGTCCTTATGAAGCACTCGGGTTTATTTTGAAACGTCTCTCTTTTCTACTTTTACCCTTATCCGTTCTATTTGTTAAATATTTTCCTGAGTTGGGTAGAGCATACCGTGTCGGCGGGTCTCCAATGTATACCGGTGTAGGTCATCAGAAGAATAGCCTCGGAGTTATATGTCTGATTGCAGGTATCTATTTTGTCTGGAGACTGCTCTTTAACTGTAAGGAGGCGCGTACACTGTCAAAAGAAAATTTAATCAGTTTTGTGTTTCTCGGGGTGATTGCCTGGCTTCTTTATATGTCTGACAGTTCCACCAGCCTTGGTTGTTTAGCGCTGGTAGCGAGTCTGCTCTTTGTGGGCCGTAGTAAGTTTATCACCGAAAGTCCTGCCAGGCTTATAACTGTTATAGCTACGGTCACTGCCATTCTGCTGGTTATGGACATGGCACTGGGTGTGCGCGAGGTTATTTTTGATCTCCTTGGGCGTGATGCGACACTGACGAGCAGAACGCACATATGGGAGGTTGTCAAAGAGATGGACACGAATCCTGTTATAGGCACAGGTTTCATGAGTTTCTGGTCAGGTGAGAGAATGGCGACAATATGGGAGGGAATCGGCGGTGCAGTTATAAATCAGGCGCACAATGGATATTTGGAACAATATCTGAATCTTGGTTACGTCGGGGTTGCTTTCATTGGGGCAATTTTGTTGTCCGGATTGATCAATATCCGGAGGCACTTAGCAACCGACTATCCGGCGGCGATTCTGAGGCTGTGTTTTGTCATAACAGCTATTCCCTATAATTATACCGAGGCGTCATTTTATGGGATCAATAACATCTGGCTGCTGACACTGTTCGGAGTCATTGAGATATCGTACCGGCGAGATCCGAAAAGACAGTAA